Proteins co-encoded in one Aspergillus flavus chromosome 2, complete sequence genomic window:
- a CDS encoding serine hydrolase FSH, translating into MRFLCLHGMGDSAQILQQQTAAIRYELSDKYTYEFVEGAIQWERSNQDAGFSEGPTFTYCHPEQADSCLRTIHDLDQFFEEEGPFDGIIGFSLGASLAILWLKHKQEALNMGDITSLPIKVVILFSTSYVHDYRVLAKGNPVAWDPSHAGARLDLPSAHIWGAKDPCKSLAQAGAEFFNHDKLSTYIHERGHGIPSAIEEVVQVAKAINRAIGAISPA; encoded by the exons ATGCGCTTTCTCTG CCTGCACGGTATGGGAGATAGTGCACAG ATATTACAACAACAAACAG CAGCCATCCGGTACGAACTTTCCGATAAGTACACGTACGAGTTTGTGGAAGGAGCAATACAGTGGGAACGAT CGAACCAAGATGCTGGCTTTTCAGAGGGACCGACTTTCACCTATTGCCATCCTGAGCAGGCAGACTCATGCTTGCGCACAATTCACGACTTAGACCAAttcttcgaagaagagggtCCCTTCGATGGCATCATTGGTTTTAGTTTGGGCGCAAGCTTGGCAATCTTGTGGTTGAAGCATAAACAGGAGGCCCTCAACATGGGAGACATAACCAGCCTACCCATTAAAGTTGTAATCCTGTTTTCCACCAGCTATGTCCATGATTACAGGGTGTTAGCAAAGGGCAATCCAGTGGCATGGGATCCGAGTCATGCTGGTGCCCGATTGGACCTACCAAGTGCGCATATCTGGGGTGCAAAGGATCCATGCAAATCACTAGCACAGGCGGGTGCGGAGTTTTTTAACCATGATAAATTGTCTACATATATACATGAGAGAGGGCATGGCATTCCTTCTGCAATAGAAGAGGTTGTGCAAGTGGCGAAGGCCATCAACCGAGCCATAGGGGCGATATCCCCGGCGTGA